Proteins from a single region of Apium graveolens cultivar Ventura chromosome 7, ASM990537v1, whole genome shotgun sequence:
- the LOC141673090 gene encoding tubulin-folding cofactor C: MDNQASSSPTDAATERKHAAMLDRLSRLHDSRNCLKSHDPNDTSFESTQTFLTNFNNSKLSIESQLSQIPKSCDPRSDINNVSVSISDLENLIAQNSYFLPPYELRASLKSVADLRQNLDVISSRVIPKKRFSFKAKKAVGNVSLASAQKVFDEMPVVESGEKDGVLVVRESEGFKGKENEVLVKEFKIGEEEIGEFMLSDLMNCEVRLVGCLRALFVHKLVNCRVYVGPVFGSVLIEEVEGCVFVMASHQIRIHHARGTDFYLRVRSRPIIEYCSGVRFAPYCLGYIEIDSDLKKSNLDEETGNWANVDDFKWLRAVQSPNWSILPESDRIATVNISGLEQQ; this comes from the coding sequence ATGGACAACCAAGCAAGTTCTTCTCCCACTGACGCAGCCACCGAACGCAAGCACGCTGCAATGCTCGATCGCCTTTCTCGTCTCCACGATTCTCGAAACTGTTTGAAATCTCATGATCCAAACGACACCTCTTTCGAATCCACCCAAACATTTCTCACTAATTTCAACAATTCTAAGCTCTCAATCGAGTCTCAGCTCTCTCAAATCCCCAAATCTTGCGACCCCAGATCAGATATAAACAATGTATCTGTCTCTATATCTGATCTTGAAAACCTAATTGCTCAAAATTCTTACTTTTTACCCCCTTATGAACTCCGTGCTTCTCTTAAATCTGTCGCTGATCTTAGGCAAAACTTGGATGTGATTAGTAGTAGGGTAATACCCAAGAAAAGGTTTTCGTTTAAGGCGAAAAAAGCGGTTGGGAATGTGAGTTTAGCGAGTGCACagaaggtgtttgatgaaatgccGGTTGTTGAGAGTGGTGAGAAAGATGGGGTTTTGGTTGTTCGTGAGTCGGAGGGGTTTAAGGGGAAGGAAAATGAGGTTTTAGTGAAGGAATTCAAGATTGGTGAGGAGGAAATCGGGGAGTTTATGCTTTCGGATTTGATGAATTGTGAGGTCAGATTAGTAGGTTGTTTGCGGGCATTGTTTGTTCATAAGCTGGTTAATTGTAGAGTTTATGTTGGGCCAGTGTTTGGGTCAGTGTTGATTGAGGAAGTGGAGGGGTGTGTTTTTGTGATGGCGTCGCATCAGATTAGGATACATCATGCTAGGGGCACTGATTTTTATCTTCGAGTCAGGAGTAGGCCTATAATTGAGTATTGTAGTGGAGTGAGGTTTGCACCGTATTGTTTGGGTTATATTGAGATTGACAGTGATCTTAAGAAGTCAAATCTTGACGAGGAGACGGGGAATTGGGCAAATGTCGACGATTTTAAGTGGTTAAGAGCTGTTCAATCTCCAAATTGGTCTATTTTGCCGGAAAGTGATCGGATTGCCACTGTGAATATCTCAGGGTTGGAGCAGCAGTGA